A DNA window from Castanea sativa cultivar Marrone di Chiusa Pesio chromosome 7, ASM4071231v1 contains the following coding sequences:
- the LOC142644249 gene encoding uncharacterized protein LOC142644249 yields MVVILTQLPLKSVLRSADYTSKIAKWGTILGAFDVRYMPRTSVKGQVLANLVAEFAEPSIEENVKRLGMDEKLVGMVACKEPWVWKVYVDGATNQRGSSVGLVVVTLEGLTLEKSLRLGFSATNNEAEYEALVVGMDMVQKMGGKAVQMFSDSQLVVGQVEGKLEARDPRM; encoded by the coding sequence aTGGTGGTGATCctaactcaacttcctcttaaaTCTGTACTTCGAAGTGCTGATTACACGAGTAAAATAGCTAAATGGGGTACCATCttaggggcttttgatgttagatatatgcctcgcacctctgtgAAGGGTCAAGTGCTAGCGAATTTGGTAGcagaatttgctgagccttccATAGAAGAGAATGTTAAGAGATTGggcatggatgaaaaattagttggcatGGTCGCGTGCAAGGAGCCTTGGGTGTGGAAAGTTTATGTTGATGGGGCAACAAATCAGAGAGGATCTAGCGTGGGGCTAGTAGTGGTGACCCTTGAAGGACTGACCCTGGAAAAGTCACTAAGATTGGGGTTCTCGGCTAccaataatgaggctgagtatgaagctttAGTGGTAGGAAtggatatggttcagaaaatgggcGGAAAGGCAgtacaaatgttctcggattcgcAATTAGTTGTAGGCCAGGTGGAAGGAAAATTGGAAGCTAGAGATCCGAGAATGTAG
- the LOC142644250 gene encoding uncharacterized protein LOC142644250 — translation MVDQGSGADIMYPNLFKGLKLKLEDLTAYDLLLISFEGKAVIPKGQIWLPMQSGPVVVNVDFIVVDAYSPYIAIVARTWLHALSAVSSTLHVKVKFPFGEQIEEIVGSQFAARQCITAAVIHQNEQESSASAGGSS, via the coding sequence ATGGTTGACCAAGGAAGTGGGGCTGACATTATGTACCCTAACTTATTTAAAGGGCTCAAATTGAAGCTTGAGGACCTTACAGCTTACGATTTGCtattgataagcttcgaagggaaaGCTGTTATTCCAAAAGGACAGATTTGGTTACCCATGCAGTCAGGTCCAGTAGTTGTAAACGTAGATTTCATTGTAGTAGACGCTTATTCTCCCTACATAGCTATTGTGGCAAGGACTTGGTTACATGCCCTCAGTGCTGTCTCCTCAACTCTGCACGTCAAGGTGAAGTTTCCATTTGGAGAACAGATCGAAGAAATTGTTGGGAGCCAATTTGCGGCTAGACAGTGTATAACAGCTGCAGTTATACACCAAAACGAGCAAGAGTCATCAGCCTCGGCGGGGGGAAGCTCATAG
- the LOC142644251 gene encoding uncharacterized protein LOC142644251, translated as MFREPVQQVLEKIPHEPYFRWPNKMAGDPMKRNQNLHCDYHQEKGHTTKNCRTLWSYLDQLVKEGKLRQFVNQSNRKGNHGGSISQGSNTLRPPLGTINVIFTAPSRTGSCPTRVLSVSRLLAKENNSKPKRVRGNPPPILGFFEEDKVGTIQPYDDALVITLRIGAMM; from the coding sequence ATGTTTCGTGAACCTGTTCAGCAGGTGTTGGAGAAAATTCCTCATGAACCGTACTTTAGGTGGCCCaacaagatggcaggggaccctatGAAACGTAATCAGAATCTGCACTGTGACTATCACCAAGAAAAAGGTCATACCACTAAGAATTGTAGGACCTTGTGGAGTTATTTGGATCagttggttaaagagggaaaatTGAGACAGTTTGTGAATCAGTCCAATAGGAAGGGAAATCACGGTGGCTCGATAAGTCAAGGCAGTAATACTTTAAGGCCTCCTTTGGGTACAATAAATGTCATTTTCACCGCTCCAAGTAGGACTGGTTCTTGCCCTACCAGGGTGTTGTCAGTATCACGACTCCTCGCCAAGGAGAATAACTCTAAGCCGAAGAGGGTTAGGGGAAATCCTCCACCTATTTTAGGATTCTTTGAAGAAGACAAAGTGGGAACTATCCAACCGTATGACGATGCATTGGTAATTACGCTGAGGATAGGGGCTATGATGTGA